One Succinispira mobilis DSM 6222 genomic window carries:
- a CDS encoding MlaE family ABC transporter permease yields MDYLNALGKMTVIYCSYVGQLMLLFLECLRRLNQVNLKEMLRQMYKLGVQSLPIVTLTILFTGMVLAVQTAKEFVRFGAAASVGGVVAIAMARELVPVLTGVVVAGRVGAAIAAEIGSMKVTEQIDALRVMAVNPVRYLVVPRVWACLLMLPILVIYGNILGSVGGYFVATSYAKISGYTYLNSIKVFMEFYDLFGGMIKSMFFGVIIALVGCFRGMNAQQGAEGVGVATTASVVLSIILIFIFNYFLSVLLYV; encoded by the coding sequence ATGGACTATTTAAATGCGCTTGGTAAGATGACAGTAATATATTGCTCCTATGTAGGGCAACTAATGTTACTATTTTTAGAGTGTTTACGACGTTTAAATCAGGTTAATTTAAAAGAGATGCTCCGGCAAATGTATAAATTAGGCGTACAATCATTGCCAATTGTAACATTAACTATTTTATTTACGGGAATGGTTTTGGCGGTGCAAACCGCAAAAGAATTTGTGCGGTTTGGGGCCGCAGCTTCGGTTGGTGGTGTAGTGGCCATTGCTATGGCGCGGGAGTTGGTACCAGTTCTTACAGGTGTAGTAGTTGCTGGCCGTGTGGGCGCAGCAATTGCCGCGGAAATTGGAAGCATGAAGGTTACAGAACAAATTGATGCTTTGCGGGTAATGGCGGTTAATCCCGTGCGTTATTTAGTTGTGCCTAGGGTTTGGGCGTGTTTGTTAATGTTACCAATTCTAGTTATCTACGGGAATATATTAGGCTCTGTAGGAGGCTATTTTGTAGCTACAAGTTATGCAAAAATTAGTGGCTATACCTATTTAAACTCCATTAAGGTTTTTATGGAATTTTATGACTTGTTTGGCGGGATGATAAAAAGCATGTTTTTTGGCGTGATAATTGCTCTTGTGGGGTGTTTTAGAGGCATGAATGCGCAACAGGGTGCCGAAGGGGTAGGGGTAGCAACTACTGCTTCTGTGGTTTTGTCGATAATTTTAATTTTCATAT